The Magnetococcales bacterium genome contains a region encoding:
- a CDS encoding TIGR03032 family protein → MEKESQGQLECVTSRQFISWLEEMQLSLAFTTYQSGKLFLIGVQENGRLSVFERTFTRCMGLVGDEQTLYMSSLYQLWRFENILEAGQTHEGFDRLYVPRLAYTTGDVDAHDLALDHRGNLVFVNTLFSCLASPSLRYSFVPLWKPPFISRLAAEDRCHLNGLAMDQGRPRYVTAVARTDVTDGWRQHRHQGGLVMDTLENEVVAAGFSMPHSPRLHQGRLWLLDSGTGWFGYVDRQAGTFERVAFCPGYLRGMDFAKQYAIVGLSKPRHTTFSGLPLDGALQERQVNAWCGLQVIDTVSGDVVHWLRLEGIVEELYDVAVLPGVRRPMALGLKNDQIRRIINIGPFAN, encoded by the coding sequence ATGGAAAAGGAAAGCCAAGGTCAGCTCGAATGTGTCACCTCCCGGCAGTTCATCTCCTGGCTGGAGGAGATGCAGCTCAGTTTGGCCTTCACCACCTATCAAAGCGGCAAACTTTTCCTGATCGGGGTGCAGGAGAACGGACGGCTCTCGGTTTTCGAACGCACCTTCACCCGCTGCATGGGGCTGGTGGGGGATGAACAGACCCTTTACATGTCCTCCCTGTACCAGTTGTGGCGCTTCGAGAATATTTTGGAAGCGGGCCAGACCCATGAAGGGTTCGACCGGCTCTATGTGCCGCGCCTGGCCTATACCACCGGGGATGTGGATGCCCACGATCTGGCATTGGATCATCGGGGCAACCTCGTTTTCGTCAATACGCTGTTCAGTTGTCTGGCCTCACCCAGTCTGCGCTACAGCTTCGTACCCCTGTGGAAACCGCCCTTCATCTCCCGGCTGGCTGCGGAAGACCGTTGCCATCTCAATGGCTTGGCCATGGACCAGGGGCGTCCCCGATATGTCACCGCCGTGGCTCGCACCGATGTCACCGACGGGTGGCGGCAGCATCGTCATCAAGGTGGGCTGGTGATGGACACCCTGGAAAACGAGGTGGTCGCCGCCGGATTTTCCATGCCCCACTCCCCCCGGTTGCATCAGGGGCGCTTGTGGCTGCTCGACTCCGGAACCGGTTGGTTCGGCTATGTGGACCGGCAGGCGGGTACCTTCGAGAGGGTGGCGTTCTGCCCAGGCTATTTGAGAGGCATGGATTTTGCGAAGCAATATGCCATCGTCGGGCTATCCAAACCCCGACATACCACCTTCTCCGGCCTGCCGCTGGATGGAGCCCTGCAGGAACGTCAGGTCAACGCCTGGTGCGGTTTGCAGGTCATCGACACCGTGAGCGGCGATGTGGTGCATTGGTTAAGGCTGGAAGGAATCGTGGAAGAGTTGTATGATGTCGCTGTTTTGCCCGGGGTGCGACGACCCATGGCGCTGGGACTGAAAAACGACCAGATACGGCGCATCATCAATATCGGGCCATTTGCCAATTGA